One window of the Cydia amplana chromosome 26, ilCydAmpl1.1, whole genome shotgun sequence genome contains the following:
- the LOC134660078 gene encoding zinc finger protein 287-like, with amino-acid sequence MSCFLCFLCHNTVHSDTNVETREKYKELVGMKLCSESHLCHVCCHLLRKLWLFKSICLRRSMEYPVLFSDRGTVYLQNSQIETVILCPDIEECEQLTNTSYHFTSDTDYTNQYVSLEDRTYKIDIAEEKDKNNESDDDITEFNDYEQDIEIQNDIKIENKNEGTEEVKPNEELNKNNDFYKIILSVEEQKAELEAKRREDKYLEAEFKCYNCAMPFLFKDTYQAHMMRHEESNGEHLCPICLLRFASSAVLRAHAQTHRERGVCARCGATVGARRRNAHRAKCINNQAICHLCSKAFTDGNGLQQHIKRFHLSKTSNKTYSCHVCGKTYNNQAAVRTHMIKHINKKFPCPSCDARFSSPYTLAAHQRRHRGARRASRSAPRATSASSTLCIVIVFILKQLISLSSLPCQLCSKTFSTQRSLASHMQTVHSTDKKYRCNMCGASYTSKKSLGAHVRRHTAQPKPCLCHLCGASFQGNSKLNRHLRSVCEKNKLEEELSAFYNQE; translated from the exons ATGTCGTGCTTTCTTTGCTTCTTATGCCATAATACAGTGCACAGTGATACAAATGTTGAAACGCGGGAAAAATACAAAGAATTGGTTGGAATGAAA TTATGTTCAGAGTCTCATCTGTGCCATGTATGCTGCCACTTGCTGAGAAAGCTATGGTTATTTAAGTCCATATGTTTGAGAAGAAGTATGGAGTACCCTGTGTTGTTTAG TGACCGAGGCACAGTGTATCTACAAAACAGCCAAATAGAAACTGTCATCCTATGTCCAGATATAGAAGAATGTGAACAACTAACAAACACATCATACCACTTCACATCCGACACTGATTATACCAACCAATACGTATCATTAGAAGATAGGACATATAAAATAGACATAGCGGaagaaaaagataaaaataatgagTCAGATGATGATATTACAGAATTTAATGATTATGAACAAGATattgaaatacaaaatgatataaaaatcgAAAACAAAAATGAAGGTACAGAAGAAGTTAAACCCAACGAagaattaaataagaataatgatttttacaaaataattttgagcGTTGAAGAGCAGAAGGCGGAGTTAGAAGCGAAGAGAAGAGAAGACAAGTATTTAGAGGCGGAGTTTAAATGCTATAATTGTGCTATGCCATTCTTGTTTAAAGATACTTATCAAGCTCATATGATGAGACATGAAGAG TCAAACGGTGAGCACCTCTGCCCTATCTGTCTGCTCCGCTTTGCGTCTTCAGCCGTGCTGCGTGCGCACGCGCAGACGCACCGCGAGCGCGGCGTGTGCGCGCGCTGCGGCGCAACCGTCGGCGCGCGCCGGCGCAACGCGCATAGGGCTAAATGTATCAACAACCAGGCTATATGTCATCTGTGCTCGAAGGCTTTTAC cGATGGTAACGGCCTACAGCAGCATATCAAGCGCTTCCATCTCTCAAAGACAAGCAACAAGACATACTCCTGTCACGTGTGCGGCAAAACGTACAACAACCAGGCGGCCGTACGGACGCACATGAT cAAGCACATAAACAAGAAGTTCCCCTGCCCCTCGTGCGACGCGCGGTTCAGCTCCCCGTACACGCTGGCCGCGCACCAGCGCCGCCACCGGGGCGCGCGCCGCGCGAGCAGGAGCGCGCCGCGC gccaccagcgcttcttcaaCGCTTTGTATAGTTATAGTATTTATTCTAAAACAACTCATTTCCCTTTCCAGCCTCCCCTGCCAACTGTGCTCAAAAACCTTCTCCACGCAGCGCTCCCTTGCGTCCCACATGCAAACCGTGCACTCCACAGACAAGAAATACCGCTGTAACATGTGTGGGGCCAGCTATACTAGCAAGAAGTCACTGGGCGCTCATGTACGGAGGCATACGGCGCAGCCTAAACCGTGCTTGTGTCATCTCTGTGGGGCCAGCTTCCAG gGTAACAGCAAACTGAACAGACATCTAAGATCGGTGTGCGAAAAGAACAAACTAGAGGAAGAACTATCTGCTTTTTATAATCAGGAAtaa
- the LOC134660079 gene encoding uncharacterized protein LOC134660079: MTEDNNTDDAEQEIYGKFDVAMDVDESESDENVQERIPFKVIEELNRVKTYLSRKDKKYDGYSTDSGYRSDSQHRSSLRSFYFFLFSASQASEGWLNQSAYCLFNHIMQAMPTDDIVKEISQVLGKLIDRLHDDENYPPFLEELLETVDGMLRDIHTDGCTDKVILSKDEKVQRMILLNKSKHILKYSIEKITSILEQLHTNLTQETLYECTNIVDLENTCYIFHMLEKFLKIYKKVKESNQTPNSQDLPRRSSLTDLWRKKWNPNCKEIVKIENKICVLKKCSEILNKIIVECMNGYSLVSYAALQCFNLIQD; this comes from the exons TGTACAAGAAAGAATACCGTTTAAAGTAATTGAAGAATTGAACAGAGTTAAGACGTATTTGAGCAGGAAAGACAAGAAATACGATGGATATTCCACCGATTCTGGGTACAGAAGCGATTCGCAGCACAGAAGTTCACTAAGAAGTT tctatttttttttgttttcagcGTCTCAGGCGTCAGAAGGGTGGTTGAACCAGTCTGCCTACTGCCTGTTCAACCACATCATGCAAGCCATGCCGACTGACGACATAGTCAAAGAAATTTCTCAG GTGTTAGGCAAGCTAATAGACAGGTTACACGACGATGAAAACTACCCTCCGTTTTTGGAAGAACTACTCGAGACTGTCGACGGCATGCTTCGGGACATACACACAGACGGATGCACAGACAAAGTG ATTTTAAGTAAAGACGAAAAGGTCCAACGTATGATACTACTCAACAAATCAAAACATATACTAAAATATAGCATAGAAAAAATAACATCCATACTCGAACAGTTACATACAAATTTAACGCAAGAAACTCTATACGAATGCACAAATATTGTGGATTTAGAAAATACATGCTACATATTTCACATGTTAGAAAAATTcctaaaaatatataagaaaGTTAAAGAATCTAACCAAACTCCTAATTCACAAGATTTACCAAGAAGGAGCTCTTTAACAGATTTGTGGCGAAAAAAATGGAATCCAAATTGTAAAGAAATAGTAAAAATTGAGAATAAAATTTGCGTTTTGAAAAAATGCAGCGAgattttgaataaaattatcGTTGAGTGCATGAACGGTTACAGTTTGGTATCTTATGCTGCTTTGCAATGTTTTAATTTGATACAAGACTAA